Proteins from a genomic interval of Musa acuminata AAA Group cultivar baxijiao chromosome BXJ1-9, Cavendish_Baxijiao_AAA, whole genome shotgun sequence:
- the LOC103998840 gene encoding polygalacturonate 4-alpha-galacturonosyltransferase isoform X1, protein MPRSKRLPAAAGGGRRSGGGSSGFRPPVVLLLFFFVLAPLLVLAARRSTRTLVSPDQTGSPNFSSKKAADWREQLVIQHLKPILTKEVIEAISASRHELGQWSLDFLRQNHVSSSWQVDGADHASQNNLTVTDTLQNASDAEKTSFKMGDDARVVSLPTANKDSKDNLDGHQLLDSPAKVARRQLREKRREKRAMELVQQDDEALVKLENAAIEHSKAVDSAILGKYSIWRRDNENENSDSTVRLMRDQIIMARVYMVIAKSKNRLDLYQELLTRIKESQRAVGEANADSDLHRSAPEKIKAMGQVLSRAREALYDCKAVIQRLRVMLQSADEQVRSLKKQSTFLSQLAAKTIPNGIHCLSMRLTIDYYLLPPEKRKFPRSENLENPSLYHYALFSDNVLAASVVVNSTIMNAKEPAKHVFHLVTDKLNIGAMNMWFLLNPPGNATIHVENVDDFKWLNSSYCPVLRQLESAAMKEYYFKADHPTTLSAGSSNLKYRNPKYLSMLNHLRFYLPEVYPKLDKILFLDDDIVVQKDLTALWSVDLKGNVNGAVETCGESFHRFDKYLNFSNPHIARNFDPNSCGWAYGMNIFDLKEWKKKDITGIYHKWQNMNEDRVLWKLGTLPPGLLTFYKLTHPLDKSWHVLGLGYNPSIDHSEIQNAAVVHYNGNMKPWLELAMTKYRPYWTKYIKYDHPYVRGCKLSE, encoded by the exons ATGCCCCGATCGAAGAGGCTCCCAGCGGCCGCAGGCGGCGGCAGAaggagcggcggcggcagcagcggcttcCGTCCTCCCGTGGTgctgctcctcttcttctttgttctCGCCCCTTTGCTCGTCCTTGCGGCCCGGCGCAGCACTCGCACCCTCGTTTCCCCCG ATCAAACAGGCAGTCCAAACTTCTCAAGCAAAAAG GCGGCAGACTGGAGAGAACAGTTGGTGATCCAGCACCTAAAACCTATTCTGACAAAAGAG GTAATTGAAGCGATATCTGCAAGCCGGCATGAGTTGGGACAGTGGAGTCTTGATTTTCTCAGACAAAATCATGTTTCTTCCTCATGGCAAGTTGATGGAGCTGACCATGCTAGCCAGAATAATCTGACTGTAACAgat acacttcaaaatgcttcagatGCTGAGAAAACATCTTTCAAAATGGGGGATGATGCTCGGGTTGTTTCTTTACCTACTGCAAATAAAGATTCTAAAGATAATTTAG ATGGACATCAACTTCTTGATTCACCTGCCAAAGTAGCTAGAAGG CAACTGAGAGAGAAGAGGCGAGAGAAGAGGGCAATGGAGTTGGTTCAACAGGACGATGAGGCACTGGTTAAGCTTGAAAATGCTGCTATTGAGCATTCAAAAGCAGTGGACTCTGCCATCCTGGGAAAATATAGTATATGGAGACGAGACAATGAAAATGAAAATTCTGATTCAACAGTTCGATTAATGCGTGACCAAATAATCATGGCAAGAGTCTATATGGTAATTGCTAAATCAAAGAACAGGCTTGATCTTTAccaggaattgctaactcgaatcaAGGAAAGCCAACGTGCCGTTGGAGAGGCCAATGCTGATTCTGACCTCCATCGCAG TGCTCCTGAGAAGATAAAAGCAATGGGCCAAGTTCTGTCAAGAGCGAGAGAAGCTTTGTACGACTGCAAGGCAGTAATTCAGAGGCTCAGAGTGATGCTTCAGTCTGCTGATGAACAAGTTAGGAGCTTGAAGAAGCAAAGCACATTTCTTAGCCAATTGGCTGCAAAGACAATTCCCAATGGAATCCATTGCTTATCTATGCGCCTCACTATAGACTATTACCTTCTCCCTCCAGAGAAAAGAAAATTTCCTAGGAGTGAAAATTTAGAAAATCCAAGTCTTTACCATTATGCTCTCTTCTCTGACAATGTTCTGGCTGCATCGGTAGTTGTCAATTCAACAATCATGAATGCTAAG GAGCCAGCCAAACATGTATTTCATCTGGTTACTGATAAATTGAATATTGGAGCAATGAACATGTGGTTTTTGTTAAATCCTCCAGGGAATGCAACTATTCATGTAGAAAATGTTGATGATTTCAAATGGTTGAACTCTTCATACTGTCCTGTTTTACGACAACTCGAATCTGCTGCTATGAAAGAGTACTATTTCAAAGCTGATCATCCGACAACTCTATCAGCAGGTTCTTCCAATTTGAAGTACCGAAATCCAAAATATTTGTCTATGCTGAACCATCTACGGTTCTATCTTCCGGAGGTTTATCCCAAGTTGGATAAAATCTTGTTTCTTGATGATGACATTGTTGTCCAGAAGGATCTGACAGCATTATGGTCTGTAGACCTTAAAGGCAATGTAAATGGTGCCGTGGAGACCTGTGGTGAGAGCTTCCACCGTTTTGACAAGTATCTTAATTTCTCAAACCCTCATATTGCTCGAAACTTTGATCCTAATTCATGTGGCTGGGCATATGGGATGAATATCTTTGACCTTAAGGAGTGGAAGAAGAAAGATATAACTGGAATTTATCACAAGTGGCAAAACATG AATGAAGATAGAGTGCTGTGGAAACTCGGGACTCTTCCTCCAGGACTACTGACATTCTATAAACTGACACACCCGCTGGACAAATCATGGCATGTTCTTGGCTTGGGTTATAACCCTAGCATTGACCACTCAGAGATACAAAACGCTGCCGTCGTCCACTATAATGGGAACATGAAACCTTGGTTGGAGCTGGCAATGACCAAATACAGGCCATATTGGACCAAGTACATCAAGTATGATCACCCTTATGTTCGGGGATGCAAGCTAAGTGAATAG
- the LOC103998840 gene encoding polygalacturonate 4-alpha-galacturonosyltransferase isoform X2, with the protein MPRSKRLPAAAGGGRRSGGGSSGFRPPVVLLLFFFVLAPLLVLAARRSTRTLVSPDQTGSPNFSSKKAADWREQLVIQHLKPILTKETLQNASDAEKTSFKMGDDARVVSLPTANKDSKDNLDGHQLLDSPAKVARRQLREKRREKRAMELVQQDDEALVKLENAAIEHSKAVDSAILGKYSIWRRDNENENSDSTVRLMRDQIIMARVYMVIAKSKNRLDLYQELLTRIKESQRAVGEANADSDLHRSAPEKIKAMGQVLSRAREALYDCKAVIQRLRVMLQSADEQVRSLKKQSTFLSQLAAKTIPNGIHCLSMRLTIDYYLLPPEKRKFPRSENLENPSLYHYALFSDNVLAASVVVNSTIMNAKEPAKHVFHLVTDKLNIGAMNMWFLLNPPGNATIHVENVDDFKWLNSSYCPVLRQLESAAMKEYYFKADHPTTLSAGSSNLKYRNPKYLSMLNHLRFYLPEVYPKLDKILFLDDDIVVQKDLTALWSVDLKGNVNGAVETCGESFHRFDKYLNFSNPHIARNFDPNSCGWAYGMNIFDLKEWKKKDITGIYHKWQNMNEDRVLWKLGTLPPGLLTFYKLTHPLDKSWHVLGLGYNPSIDHSEIQNAAVVHYNGNMKPWLELAMTKYRPYWTKYIKYDHPYVRGCKLSE; encoded by the exons ATGCCCCGATCGAAGAGGCTCCCAGCGGCCGCAGGCGGCGGCAGAaggagcggcggcggcagcagcggcttcCGTCCTCCCGTGGTgctgctcctcttcttctttgttctCGCCCCTTTGCTCGTCCTTGCGGCCCGGCGCAGCACTCGCACCCTCGTTTCCCCCG ATCAAACAGGCAGTCCAAACTTCTCAAGCAAAAAG GCGGCAGACTGGAGAGAACAGTTGGTGATCCAGCACCTAAAACCTATTCTGACAAAAGAG acacttcaaaatgcttcagatGCTGAGAAAACATCTTTCAAAATGGGGGATGATGCTCGGGTTGTTTCTTTACCTACTGCAAATAAAGATTCTAAAGATAATTTAG ATGGACATCAACTTCTTGATTCACCTGCCAAAGTAGCTAGAAGG CAACTGAGAGAGAAGAGGCGAGAGAAGAGGGCAATGGAGTTGGTTCAACAGGACGATGAGGCACTGGTTAAGCTTGAAAATGCTGCTATTGAGCATTCAAAAGCAGTGGACTCTGCCATCCTGGGAAAATATAGTATATGGAGACGAGACAATGAAAATGAAAATTCTGATTCAACAGTTCGATTAATGCGTGACCAAATAATCATGGCAAGAGTCTATATGGTAATTGCTAAATCAAAGAACAGGCTTGATCTTTAccaggaattgctaactcgaatcaAGGAAAGCCAACGTGCCGTTGGAGAGGCCAATGCTGATTCTGACCTCCATCGCAG TGCTCCTGAGAAGATAAAAGCAATGGGCCAAGTTCTGTCAAGAGCGAGAGAAGCTTTGTACGACTGCAAGGCAGTAATTCAGAGGCTCAGAGTGATGCTTCAGTCTGCTGATGAACAAGTTAGGAGCTTGAAGAAGCAAAGCACATTTCTTAGCCAATTGGCTGCAAAGACAATTCCCAATGGAATCCATTGCTTATCTATGCGCCTCACTATAGACTATTACCTTCTCCCTCCAGAGAAAAGAAAATTTCCTAGGAGTGAAAATTTAGAAAATCCAAGTCTTTACCATTATGCTCTCTTCTCTGACAATGTTCTGGCTGCATCGGTAGTTGTCAATTCAACAATCATGAATGCTAAG GAGCCAGCCAAACATGTATTTCATCTGGTTACTGATAAATTGAATATTGGAGCAATGAACATGTGGTTTTTGTTAAATCCTCCAGGGAATGCAACTATTCATGTAGAAAATGTTGATGATTTCAAATGGTTGAACTCTTCATACTGTCCTGTTTTACGACAACTCGAATCTGCTGCTATGAAAGAGTACTATTTCAAAGCTGATCATCCGACAACTCTATCAGCAGGTTCTTCCAATTTGAAGTACCGAAATCCAAAATATTTGTCTATGCTGAACCATCTACGGTTCTATCTTCCGGAGGTTTATCCCAAGTTGGATAAAATCTTGTTTCTTGATGATGACATTGTTGTCCAGAAGGATCTGACAGCATTATGGTCTGTAGACCTTAAAGGCAATGTAAATGGTGCCGTGGAGACCTGTGGTGAGAGCTTCCACCGTTTTGACAAGTATCTTAATTTCTCAAACCCTCATATTGCTCGAAACTTTGATCCTAATTCATGTGGCTGGGCATATGGGATGAATATCTTTGACCTTAAGGAGTGGAAGAAGAAAGATATAACTGGAATTTATCACAAGTGGCAAAACATG AATGAAGATAGAGTGCTGTGGAAACTCGGGACTCTTCCTCCAGGACTACTGACATTCTATAAACTGACACACCCGCTGGACAAATCATGGCATGTTCTTGGCTTGGGTTATAACCCTAGCATTGACCACTCAGAGATACAAAACGCTGCCGTCGTCCACTATAATGGGAACATGAAACCTTGGTTGGAGCTGGCAATGACCAAATACAGGCCATATTGGACCAAGTACATCAAGTATGATCACCCTTATGTTCGGGGATGCAAGCTAAGTGAATAG